The window GAGGGCGAGGCGGTGCTGTTCGCACGGTCGGCCACGACCGGCGGGCAGACCATGCCGGTGCACTGGGGAGGCGATTCGACCTCGACCTTCCCGTCGATGGCCGAGACGCTCCGCGGCGGTCTCTCGCTCGCGCTGAGCGGCTTCGCGCACTGGAGCCATGACATCGGCGGCTTCGAGGGCACCCCCGACGCGACGGTGTTCAAGCGGTGGACCGCCTTCGGGATGCTGGGCACCCACAGCCGGTTCCACGGGTCGCAGTCGTACCGGGTGCCGTGGCAGTTCGACGACGAGGCGGTGGAGGTCACCCGCATCTTCACGCGGCTGAAGATGCGGCTGATGCCCTACCTCTTCCAGCAGGGGCTGGATGCGGCCGCCACCGGGGTCCCGGTGATGCGGCCCATGGTGCTCGAATTCCCCGACGACCCCGCGGCGGCCTATCTCGACAGGCAGTACATGCTGGGCGCCGACCTGCTCGTCGCGCCCGTCTTCTCGGAGTCGGGCGAGGTGGAGTTCTACCTTCCCGCGGGCGACTGGACGTCTCTGCTTACGGGCGCGACCGTCCGCGGGGGAGGATGGCGTCGCGAGACGCACGGTTTCGACAGCATCCCGCTGTACGCCCGCCCCGGCGCGGTCATCCCGTGGGGGGCTCGCTCCGACAGGCCGGACTACGACTATCTCGACGGGCTCACCCTCCGGGTGTTCCCCGGCGGTGAGGGTGAGGCAGAGGTGACGGTGACCACTCCCGACGGGAGAAGCGAGACGCTCCGCGCCGACCGTGGGGACGTGACCCGGTGAGCGCGGGGAACGCCGATTACCGCGACAGCGGACTCGTCTTCCCCGAGGGGTTCACCTTCGGGTCGGCGACCGCGTCGTACCAGGTCGAGGGCGGGGCCCGTGAAGACGGGCGCCTCCCGTCGATCTGGGACACCTTCAGCGGGACGCCCGGGCGCGTGTGGAACGGCGACACCGGCGACGTGGCGTGCGACCACTACCACCGGTGGGAATCCGACCTCGACCTGATGAAGGATCTCGGGCTCGACGCCTACCGGTTCTCGATCGCCTGGCCGCGGATCGTGCCGGCCGGCACGGGCGCCGTGAACCAGGCCGGCATCGACTTCTACTCGCGACTGGTCGACGGGCTGCTCGAACGCGGGATCCGTCCCGTCGCGACGCTGTACCACTGGGATCTGCCGCAGCCGCTCGAGGACGCCGGCGGGTGGCCGGTGCGGGCGACGGCCGACGCCTTCGAGCGGTACGCGGAGATCATGGGGACGGCGCTCGGCGACCGCATCCACACCTGGACGACCCTGAACGAGCCGTGGTGCTCGGCCTACCTCGGCTACGGCCAGGGCGGGCATGCCCCCGGCCGTGCCGAACCCGCGTCGGCGCTCGCCGCGGTGCACCACCTGAACCTCGCCCACGGGCGCGCGGTGCAGGCGCTGCGCGCGACCTCGACCGGCGACCCCGACTACTCCGTGACGCTCAACTTCCACGTGGCGCGCGGCCGCGGAGATCAGGCCGCGGAGGCGATCCGTCGCGTCGATGCGCTCGCCAATCGCGCCTTCACCGGGCCGATGCTGCGGGGCGAGTACCCGGCGGATCTGCTGCAGGACACCGCATCCGTCACCGACTGGTCGTTCGTGCAGGAGGGCGACCTGGAGGCCATCCACCAGCCGATCGACGTGCTGGGCGTCAACTACTACTCCACCGTCACGGTGCGGCTCTGGGACGGTGTCTCGCCCCGCCAGGTGAACGACGGGCACAAGGCCACCGCCGGCGGCACCGCCTGGCCCGGCAGCGACGGGGTGCTCGAATTCCTCGAGCAGCCCGGTCCGTACACCGAGATGGGCTGGAACATCGCACCCGAGGGGCTCGAGGAGCTCCTGCTGTCGCTCCGCGAGCAGTTCCCCGACCAGGCGCTCATGGTCACCGAGAACGGCGCCGCGTTCGCCGACGAGGTCGCCGAGGACGGATCCGTCCCCGACGCCGACCGGCTCGACTACCTCAGGCGTCACTTCACCGCCGCGCACCGGGCGATGCAGCAGGGCGTCGACCTGCGCGGATACTTCGTCTGGTCGCTGCTCGACAACTTCGAGTGGGGGTACGGGTACGCCAAGCGGTTCGGCATCGTGCGGGTCGACTTCGACACGCTCGAGCGCACCGTCAAGCAGAGCGGTGAGTGGTACGCGCGACTGGCGAAGACGGGCACGCTTCCGGAGTAGGGCGGCGACGCAGCATCCGCTCGTGTCGGCCGCTGCGTCGGCGAACGGCGCCGTCGTCGGAGCTACCGCCCGGAAAGCTCCGACCTCGGTGTGATTCTCCGACGGCGAAGGCATCTCCGCGCCGGTCGAGCGTAGCCTGGAGTGATGGCTGATCTGCGATTCACCGACGAGAAGGACGCCTCGCGGTACACGCTGCACAACGGCGACGACCTCGTCTCGGTGCTCGACTACCGCGACGATGGGCGCACGGTCGCGATGACCCGCGCCTACACGATCCCCACCTTCCGCGGGCACGGGTACGCCGGCGAGCTCGTCGAGCGCGCGGTCGCCGAGCTCGAGCGCGACGGCTCGCGCCAGGTGAGCCCGGTGTGCTGGTACGTGAACGACTGGTTCGACGCGCGCCCCGAGCGCGCCGGCATCCTGGAAGCGCGCGCCGGAGCGTAGCCGGGGCGCCGGTCCTACACTGGCGACGTGCACATGGAGGATGCCTTCACCGCCGTCGCGATCGGATTCGAGTCGATCGGCGCTCTCGCCATGACGGCGGGGTTCGTGGTCGCGGTCGTCCTCGGCATCCGTTCCCTTCGTCGCGGCGAGGGCGGGTCGCGGGCCTTCGCGGTGCTGCGCACGACCCTCGGCGGGGCGATCCTCCTCGGCCTCGAGGTGCTCGTGGCCGCCGACCTCATCCGCACCATCACGTCGAAGCCCTCGGTCGAGGACGCCCTGATCCTCGGGCTCATCGTGCTCATCCGCACCGTGCTGTCGATGTCGATCCAGATCGAGATCGACGGGGTGCTGCCGTGGCGTCGCGCGCTCCTCACGAGCGGCGGCCAGGTCGTCGCCGGCGCGGTGGCCCGTGACCGGGCCGCAGGCAGGTCCGCCGACGACTGACCCGCCGCGCCCGGGGCGTCAAGCCCCCTCACGTCCGGCGCCTCTGCGGCCAGGGTGGAGGAAACGAGAGGAGCGGTGATGAGCGATCAGAACCTGCCCGAGGGCGTCATCAACGCGAACCCGCCCGGCGGCTACGAGAGCGGCGACGTCGCCGACGGCGAGACGGCGGAGCAGAACCGGGATGCTGCGGGCTCGCCCGGGCTCTCGGAGTCGGGGCTCGCGCCGCAGGGCGGCGACGAGCCGTCCGACCCCATCGAATCCCCGGACGCCACGCAAGGCGCCGACCCCGATCTCGCCGCCGACGAGGAGAGCTGACATGCCCGAGAACCACGACGCAGACCAGAACGAGGGCGTCGCCGCGAACGCCGACCAGGTTCCCGGAGCGGGAGCCTCGGCGGCGGACTCGTACGGCGGAGCGGTCTCGGACGAGCCGACCCCCGTGACCGAGCCCGGCACGCAGAACGAGCCCGTGCAGGACATGCACGACACGACCGACGAGGACAAGATCATCGGCATCGTCGCTCAGACCCGTCAGGACGTCGGCGGCAAGGGCGAGCGTCGCATCGCAGAGGTGCTGCGCCAGCGCTTCCGCGAGACCGGCGTGGACGTAGCCGACGACCGCATCGCCGCCCTGGTCGCCGAGGTCGCCCGGGGCTGACGCGGTCTCCCCGCAGAGTTCTGCGGCGTTCCCTCTCGTCGAGACCGTACGTTCTCGCCGAGCCCGCACGTCATTGCGGACAGTCGCGTGGTGGCTCGGCGGTCTCGTACGGTCTCGACGGGTCTGGAAGCGGGCGAAGAGCGCGCGTATCGTGTGGCGCATGTGCCGCAACATCGTTCCGCTCCACAACTTCGAGCCCGCAGCGACCGACGCGGAATGCCACGACGCCGCGCTCCAGTTCGTCCGCAAGATCGCCGGGACCACCAAGCCGTCCCGCGCCAACCAGGCGGTGTTCGACGAGGCCGTCGAGCAGATCGCTCACGCCACGCGTCATCTCATCGACGGTCTCGTCACCACCGCCGCGCCGAAGACGCGCGAGGACGAGGCCGCAAAACGCCAGGCGCGTTCCGCCGAGCGCTACGAAGCCATCCGCGTGTACCAGCGGGAGAAGCGGGCGGCTCGCGCGGCATCCTGATCCCCTCGCCGTTCGGTGAGGTCGACCACCCGATGGCGCCCCGTGCGGCCTCGCGTCCGGGCTGCTCGGGGAGTCTGAACGCCCGTGTCGGAGGCGGCACGTACCGTGTCGGTATGCGCATCCTGCACACGTCCGACTGGCACATCGGCCGGTCGTTCCACGGCCACAGCACGCTCGACGCGCTGCGCGGCGTGCTCGACGTGCTGGTCGAGCAGGTGAGCGAGCACCGCATCGACGTCGTGGTGCTCGCCGGCGACGTGTTCGACTCCGCTGCTCCGGCGGCAGCCTGCTACTCGCTCCTCAGCGACACCCTCGTGAAGCTCTCCGACGCGGGCGCCCGGGTGATCGTGACGAGCGGCAACCACGACTCCGCCGCCCGGCTCGGGTTCCAGTCGGCGCTCCTGCGGCCGGGCATCAGCGTGGTGACCGACCCTGCCTCCG is drawn from Microbacterium hatanonis and contains these coding sequences:
- a CDS encoding GH1 family beta-glucosidase; amino-acid sequence: MSAGNADYRDSGLVFPEGFTFGSATASYQVEGGAREDGRLPSIWDTFSGTPGRVWNGDTGDVACDHYHRWESDLDLMKDLGLDAYRFSIAWPRIVPAGTGAVNQAGIDFYSRLVDGLLERGIRPVATLYHWDLPQPLEDAGGWPVRATADAFERYAEIMGTALGDRIHTWTTLNEPWCSAYLGYGQGGHAPGRAEPASALAAVHHLNLAHGRAVQALRATSTGDPDYSVTLNFHVARGRGDQAAEAIRRVDALANRAFTGPMLRGEYPADLLQDTASVTDWSFVQEGDLEAIHQPIDVLGVNYYSTVTVRLWDGVSPRQVNDGHKATAGGTAWPGSDGVLEFLEQPGPYTEMGWNIAPEGLEELLLSLREQFPDQALMVTENGAAFADEVAEDGSVPDADRLDYLRRHFTAAHRAMQQGVDLRGYFVWSLLDNFEWGYGYAKRFGIVRVDFDTLERTVKQSGEWYARLAKTGTLPE
- a CDS encoding GNAT family N-acetyltransferase, whose protein sequence is MADLRFTDEKDASRYTLHNGDDLVSVLDYRDDGRTVAMTRAYTIPTFRGHGYAGELVERAVAELERDGSRQVSPVCWYVNDWFDARPERAGILEARAGA
- a CDS encoding DUF1622 domain-containing protein; this translates as MEDAFTAVAIGFESIGALAMTAGFVVAVVLGIRSLRRGEGGSRAFAVLRTTLGGAILLGLEVLVAADLIRTITSKPSVEDALILGLIVLIRTVLSMSIQIEIDGVLPWRRALLTSGGQVVAGAVARDRAAGRSADD
- a CDS encoding DUF2277 domain-containing protein: MCRNIVPLHNFEPAATDAECHDAALQFVRKIAGTTKPSRANQAVFDEAVEQIAHATRHLIDGLVTTAAPKTREDEAAKRQARSAERYEAIRVYQREKRAARAAS